The following proteins come from a genomic window of Emys orbicularis isolate rEmyOrb1 chromosome 9, rEmyOrb1.hap1, whole genome shotgun sequence:
- the LOC135884009 gene encoding alpha-1,4-N-acetylglucosaminyltransferase-like, with protein sequence MLKEIQIVLCFFFVFVFAILYELSLQSGCVFSCMPIAKRFLTQEDVMSQSRSIIFVETTDRLEPPPLVSCSVESAARIYHDRPVVFFMKGLNNSTWLDSNSTYAAFSLLSAMKNVFIFPLQMETLFQETPLLPWYHKVNATQEKHWVHISSDASRLALIWKYGGIYMDTDVISIRPIPVANFLAAQASQFSSNGILGFPHHHWFIWDCMKDFVQNYNGRIWGNQGPLLMTRRLRALCNLTNFHNVEDQSCQNISFLHPQRFYPIPYPAWRQYYEVWDTSLDFNNSYALHLWNFMNKEHKPVVAGSNILVENLYKTYCPTTYKDLIQGTEGTGHMQQNKTE encoded by the exons ATGTTGAAGGAGATCCAAATAGTGCTCTGTTTCTTTTTTGTCTTTGTCTTTGCCATTTTGTATGAACTCTCCCTGCAGTCTGGCTGTGTCTTCTCTTGCATGCCTATTGCTAAGCGATTCCTGACGCAAGAGGATGTTATGAGCCAGAGCAGAAGCATCATCTTTGTGGAGACCACAGATCGCCTTGAGCCTCCTCCACTGGTTTCATGTTCTGTGGAATCTGCTGCCAGGATCTACCATGACAGACCTGTTGTTTTCTTCATGAAAGGACTGAACAATAGCACATGGCTGGATTCAAATTCCACTTACGCAGCCTTCTCACTTTTATCTGCTATGAAGAATGTCTTCATTTTTCCTTTACAGATGGAAACCTTATTCCAGGAGACACCTCTGCTCCCATGGTATCATAAG GTAAATGCAACCCAGGAAAAGCACTGGGTTCATATCAGCTCTGACGCCAGCAGACTTGCACTCATCTGGAAATACGGTGGGATCTACATGGACACAGATGTCATCTCCATCAGGCCTATTCCAGTGGCAAACTTCCTGGCGGCCCAGGCTTCCCAGTTCTCCAGCAATGGGATTTTGGGCTTTCCTCATCATCATTGGTTCATTTGGGATTGCATGAAAGATTTTGTTCAAAACTACAATGGACGTATTTGGGGAAACCAAGGCCCCCTCTTAATGACAAGAAGACTGCGAGCCTTGTGCAACCTGACCAATTTCCATAATGTGGAGGATCAAAGCTGTCAGAACATTTCCTTCTTACATCCTCAGCGTTTCTACCCTATCCCTTACCCAGCATGGAGGCAGTACTATGAGGTCTGGGATACAAGCCTTGACTTCAACAACTCCTATGCTTTGCACCTGTGGAACTTCATGAACAAGGAACACAAGCCTGTGGTCGCAGGAAGTAACATATTAGTGGAAAATCTGTACAAAACATACTGCCCCACCACTTATAAGGACCTTATTCAAGGCACAGAAGGCACTGGTCATATGCAACAAAACAAGACTGAATGA